The Aeromicrobium tamlense nucleotide sequence GTGGCCGACGACGACGTACGAGCAGCCCAGCTTGGCCAGCATGGCCGCCGAGATCTCGCCCGTGTACGCGCCGCCGTCGTGCGCCGAGACGTCCTGGGCGCCGTAGCCGATCGGTAGCTTGTCGCCGTCGATCAGCGTCTGCACGCTGCGCAGGTCGGTGAACGGCGGGATCACGACGACCTCGCTCTTGGCGTGGTCGTGCTTCTTGTCCGACAGGGTCCACGCCAGCTTCTGGACCAGGACCACCGCCTCCTGGTGGTTCAGGTTGGACTTCCAGTTGCCCGCCATCAGGGGCGTACGGCTCATGACGCCACCGCCTTGGGAGAAGTGCAGTGTGGCAGTGCCGTCATTCGTGTCCTCATGTTCGCTCGCTGGCGCTCGCTCATGCGTTCTCCTCCAGTACCGCCAGGCCCGGCAGGGTCTTGCCCTCCAGGTACTCCAGGCTCGCGCCGCCGCCGGTCGAGATGTGACCGAACTGGTCGTCGCTGAAGCCGAGCTGGCGCACGGCCGCGGCCGAGTCGCCGCCGCCGACGACCGACAGGCCGTCGACCTCGGTGAGCGCCTGCGCCACCGTGCGGGTGCCGGCCGCGAACGCCGCCATCTCGAACACGCCCATGGGGCCGTTCCAGAACACCGTCCTCGCACCGCGCACGACCTCGGCGAACGCCTCGGCCGACTCGGGGCCGATGTCCAGGCCCATCTGGTCGTCGGGGATCGCGTCCACCGTGACGGTGGTGGCCGGGGCGTCGGCCTTGAACTCCGGCGCCACGACGACGTCGGTGGGCAGCACGATCGACACGCCCAGCTCCTGCGCCCGCTCGAGGTAGCCCTTCGCCACCTCGATCTGGTCCTGCTCGAGCAGGGAGGAGCCGACCCCGTGGCCCTGGGCCGCGAGGAACGTGAAGACCATGCCGCCGCCGATGACGAGCGTGTCGGCCTTGGTCAGCAGGTGGTCGATGACCCCCAGCTTGTCCGAGACCTTCGAGCCGCCGAGCACGACCGCGTACGGCCGCTCGGGCGACTCGGTGAGGCGCTGGAGCACCTCGACCTCGGCCTGCACGAGGCCGCCGACGGCCGACGGCAGCCGCTCGGCGACGTCGTACACACTGGCCTGCTTGCGGTGGACGACGCCGAAGCCGTCCGAGACGAAGACGTCGGCGAGCGACGCGA carries:
- a CDS encoding phosphoglycerate kinase codes for the protein MKTIDDLGDLKGKRVLVRSDLNVPLDGATITDDGRVRASVPTIQRLLDQGARVLVAAHLGRPKGEPDPQYSLAPVAARLSELLGQTVRFASDTVGVDAQRTAQELKNGEVALLENVRFNAGETSKDDAERGEFADQLASLADVFVSDGFGVVHRKQASVYDVAERLPSAVGGLVQAEVEVLQRLTESPERPYAVVLGGSKVSDKLGVIDHLLTKADTLVIGGGMVFTFLAAQGHGVGSSLLEQDQIEVAKGYLERAQELGVSIVLPTDVVVAPEFKADAPATTVTVDAIPDDQMGLDIGPESAEAFAEVVRGARTVFWNGPMGVFEMAAFAAGTRTVAQALTEVDGLSVVGGGDSAAAVRQLGFSDDQFGHISTGGGASLEYLEGKTLPGLAVLEENA